In one window of Allorhodopirellula heiligendammensis DNA:
- the uvrB gene encoding excinuclease ABC subunit UvrB, whose protein sequence is MSTPTLPAAQFDLYQPFAPSGDQPAAIEKLTAGFLAGKPAQTLLGATGTGKTYTMANVIANLGRPALILSHNKTLAAQLYGEFKEFFPNNAVHYFVSYYDYYQPEAYIPQRDVYIEKDSSINEEIDRLRLATTSSLVSRRDVVIVASVSSIYGLGSPKDYKELVIDIHRGEQTRRDHLLLKLVDVQYDRNDFSFERGKFRVRGDSIEIWPTYEEFAFRIEMWGDEIERISLIKPLSGETIRTVDDLYIYPAKHFVMPEDRIQAALKSLREELAEQLEVFQSRGKLLEAQRLSARTKFDLEMLAEVGHCPGIENYSRPLSGKAPGATPDTLYEFFPKDMVTFVDESHVTVPQVRAMYAGDRSRKTTLVEHGFRLPSALDNRPLKFDEWVERTGQICFVSATPSNYELERTGGEVIEQIIRPTGLLDPIVEVVSARGQVNHLLEEVRLRAARNERVLVTALTKRLAEDLSNYFQEQAVRCRWLHSELNAFERVDLLQELRTGQYDCLVGVNLLREGLDLPEVSLVAILDADKEGFLRSETSLIQTIGRAARNANSRVFLYADKMTDSMQMAIDETERRRAIQQAYNEKHGIVPKTIFKSVRAGIESDAAKHRAAEREATAESEITYITLEYVEALEREMMSAAEDLEFERAARLRDRVGQLRDHIGKPLSEIELPEKNDSSGGRGKGRRAGKKQKGINPSRAKIPRPKRG, encoded by the coding sequence ATGAGCACACCTACCCTTCCTGCCGCCCAGTTTGACCTTTATCAGCCATTCGCACCCTCGGGCGACCAACCTGCCGCGATCGAGAAATTGACAGCAGGTTTTTTGGCTGGCAAACCTGCTCAAACCCTCCTTGGGGCGACGGGTACCGGCAAGACGTACACCATGGCTAACGTCATCGCGAATCTCGGCCGCCCCGCCCTGATTCTCAGCCACAATAAGACGCTCGCGGCTCAGCTCTACGGCGAATTCAAAGAGTTTTTCCCGAACAATGCCGTTCACTACTTCGTTAGCTATTACGACTACTATCAGCCTGAGGCCTACATCCCCCAACGGGATGTGTACATTGAGAAAGACTCTTCGATCAACGAAGAGATTGACCGCTTGCGACTGGCCACGACCAGTTCGCTGGTCAGCCGCCGCGACGTTGTCATCGTCGCGTCGGTCAGTAGTATCTACGGGCTCGGCTCGCCCAAAGATTACAAGGAACTCGTAATTGACATCCATCGTGGCGAACAGACGCGGCGCGATCATCTGCTGCTCAAACTCGTCGACGTGCAATACGATCGCAACGACTTTTCATTCGAACGTGGCAAGTTTCGCGTCCGGGGCGATTCCATTGAGATCTGGCCGACATACGAAGAGTTCGCCTTTCGCATCGAAATGTGGGGTGACGAGATCGAACGGATTTCTTTGATCAAACCGCTCTCGGGCGAAACGATCCGAACGGTCGACGATCTCTACATCTATCCTGCTAAACACTTCGTGATGCCCGAGGATCGCATCCAGGCCGCCTTGAAGTCGTTGCGGGAAGAACTCGCCGAGCAACTCGAAGTCTTCCAAAGCCGCGGCAAACTACTCGAAGCCCAGCGGTTGTCCGCGCGCACAAAGTTTGACTTGGAGATGCTCGCCGAAGTTGGTCACTGCCCCGGCATTGAGAATTATTCCCGTCCGCTCTCAGGTAAGGCACCCGGCGCGACCCCGGACACGCTCTACGAATTCTTCCCAAAAGATATGGTCACGTTCGTCGATGAGTCTCACGTCACTGTGCCGCAAGTCCGTGCGATGTACGCCGGCGATCGTAGTCGCAAAACGACGCTGGTCGAACATGGTTTCCGACTGCCGAGTGCCTTGGACAATCGCCCCCTGAAGTTTGACGAATGGGTAGAACGCACCGGACAAATCTGCTTCGTCAGTGCCACGCCTAGTAACTATGAACTCGAACGAACCGGTGGCGAAGTCATTGAACAGATCATTCGGCCTACGGGCTTGCTTGACCCGATCGTGGAAGTCGTCTCGGCACGCGGCCAGGTCAACCATTTGCTCGAAGAGGTGCGGCTGCGTGCGGCGCGGAATGAACGCGTGCTCGTGACGGCGCTCACAAAACGGTTGGCTGAAGACCTCTCCAATTACTTCCAAGAGCAAGCAGTACGGTGTCGGTGGCTGCATAGCGAGCTGAATGCATTTGAACGCGTCGATCTGTTGCAAGAGCTTCGTACCGGACAATACGATTGCCTCGTCGGTGTGAACCTGTTGCGGGAGGGACTTGATCTTCCCGAGGTCTCCTTAGTTGCGATTCTCGACGCCGACAAAGAAGGGTTCCTACGAAGCGAAACCAGTCTGATTCAAACGATTGGTCGCGCCGCCCGAAATGCCAACTCGCGGGTATTCTTGTACGCCGACAAGATGACCGACTCGATGCAGATGGCGATCGACGAAACGGAACGGCGTCGAGCAATCCAGCAGGCGTACAATGAAAAACATGGCATTGTACCCAAGACAATCTTTAAATCCGTTCGGGCAGGCATCGAATCGGATGCGGCGAAACATCGCGCCGCTGAGCGGGAGGCGACAGCGGAGAGTGAGATCACCTACATCACGCTGGAGTACGTCGAAGCACTCGAACGCGAAATGATGTCGGCAGCTGAGGACCTTGAGTTTGAACGGGCCGCGCGGCTTCGTGACCGAGTCGGTCAACTTCGCGATCACATTGGCAAACCTCTCTCGGAAATCGAATTACCGGAAAAGAATGACAGTTCAGGAGGCCGTGGTAAGGGCCGCCGGGCGGGCAAAAAACAAAAAGGCATCAATCCCTCGCGAGCGAAAATCCCACGCCCCAAACGGGGTTAG
- a CDS encoding ExbD/TolR family protein encodes MSNELIDDDDDMDAVPPRKKRDEEEMDITPMIDITFLLLIFFVVASKMDPSQTGNIPEAQNGLAISAKDSAIIFIEPAGGDAPAILKRRDQSEFSKDEEAQATEIVQYITDELEKSISKNKDQVMLLGDGQVKVSEVTRVQKIIGDEFTDMQFTYIAVKEK; translated from the coding sequence ATGAGCAACGAGCTAATCGACGATGATGATGATATGGATGCCGTCCCGCCGCGCAAAAAACGCGACGAGGAGGAAATGGATATCACGCCCATGATCGACATCACGTTTCTGCTGCTGATCTTTTTCGTGGTGGCGTCGAAGATGGACCCGTCACAAACCGGCAATATCCCCGAGGCCCAGAATGGCTTGGCGATTTCAGCCAAAGATTCAGCCATCATTTTTATTGAACCCGCAGGCGGCGACGCACCAGCGATTTTGAAAAGACGTGATCAGAGTGAGTTCAGTAAAGACGAAGAGGCCCAGGCGACTGAGATCGTCCAGTACATCACCGATGAGCTGGAGAAATCAATTAGCAAAAACAAAGACCAGGTGATGCTATTGGGCGATGGCCAGGTCAAGGTCTCCGAAGTCACCCGCGTGCAAAAAATCATCGGCGATGAGTTCACCGACATGCAGTTCACGTACATCGCCGTCAAAGAAAAATAA
- a CDS encoding SDR family NAD(P)-dependent oxidoreductase, translating into MAAAQAESHSVSKPLQGQRAVVSGSSRGIGRGIAVALAQAGAEITINYHSHAGEADEVAAECRSHGAVAHTLAANMGDRESVEQLIDQATEKMGGLDIVVSNAAYSDRHLMLESDLSEFQKTIDVSMWGAFHFVRAGAQKMVDAGAGGNIVVISSPHAKIAMPGAMAYNMAKAANDQMARTAAVELAQHRIRVNLIHPGWIDTPGERKFFTEETLQDRAAKLPWGRLGRIDEIGRGVVFLCHPGSQYVTGSTLTIDGGIQLPWQEMYRVDEARQEDARLAAAQAANS; encoded by the coding sequence ATGGCTGCTGCACAAGCTGAATCTCATTCCGTTTCCAAACCGCTCCAAGGCCAGCGCGCGGTCGTTTCAGGCAGTTCTCGCGGAATCGGCCGAGGTATCGCTGTGGCCTTGGCCCAGGCCGGGGCAGAGATCACGATTAACTATCACTCCCATGCGGGCGAAGCCGACGAAGTCGCCGCAGAGTGCCGCTCCCACGGTGCCGTCGCCCACACCCTGGCCGCCAATATGGGCGACCGCGAATCGGTCGAACAACTCATCGACCAAGCAACCGAAAAAATGGGTGGACTGGATATCGTCGTCAGCAATGCGGCCTACAGCGACCGGCACTTGATGCTGGAGTCGGACCTCAGCGAATTTCAAAAAACGATCGACGTCAGCATGTGGGGTGCGTTTCATTTCGTCCGCGCAGGCGCCCAAAAAATGGTTGACGCCGGGGCCGGGGGCAATATTGTCGTCATAAGCAGCCCCCACGCCAAAATCGCGATGCCCGGAGCGATGGCCTACAACATGGCCAAGGCCGCTAATGACCAAATGGCTCGCACCGCCGCAGTAGAACTTGCCCAGCATCGTATTCGCGTTAATCTGATTCACCCCGGCTGGATCGACACTCCCGGCGAACGCAAATTCTTTACCGAAGAGACGCTGCAGGATCGCGCCGCCAAACTGCCTTGGGGACGTCTGGGACGAATCGATGAGATCGGCCGCGGCGTTGTCTTCCTATGCCACCCCGGCAGTCAGTACGTCACCGGCAGCACGCTTACCATTGACGGCGGCATCCAACTGCCGTGGCAAGAGATGTACCGTGTCGACGAAGCCCGCCAGGAAGACGCCCGCCTGGCTGCGGCACAAGCAGCCAACTCCTAA
- a CDS encoding biopolymer transporter ExbD has product MSISVQCPSCDMRRKVNERLAGRTIRCPGCDQPLTIPTVVEAEPLEPSQSEMSEVELPEQGVLEHVASGDSVIMEAMSVSAAEQAPVAVLSESGPDTKGSHSSAAAPEPHHAEHPPSALLHDDDDDAIPPRKKRDDGELDMTPMVDVTFLLLIFFMVTASFSLQKSIKMPKQNSDLPSMSNVEEPTEELDPIELEIEENGSFLVLAADWERETPGKQNLVSALKQAIGANKDGMRLDIKVHENAKLQMLVDGMDAGTIAGFQEIQVAEVDGFD; this is encoded by the coding sequence ATGTCGATCAGTGTCCAATGTCCGTCGTGCGACATGCGCCGCAAAGTCAACGAGAGGTTGGCAGGGCGGACGATCCGTTGCCCGGGTTGCGACCAACCGCTGACGATTCCAACCGTGGTCGAGGCGGAGCCGCTCGAGCCGTCCCAGAGCGAGATGTCTGAGGTTGAGTTGCCCGAACAGGGCGTCCTTGAGCATGTCGCGTCCGGCGACAGCGTGATCATGGAGGCGATGTCCGTCAGTGCCGCCGAGCAGGCCCCCGTTGCTGTATTGTCAGAGTCAGGGCCTGATACAAAGGGAAGTCACTCGTCAGCAGCGGCGCCTGAGCCGCATCACGCCGAGCACCCGCCGTCGGCCCTCTTGCACGATGACGATGACGACGCGATCCCCCCACGAAAGAAACGCGACGACGGTGAGCTCGACATGACACCGATGGTGGATGTGACGTTCCTGTTGCTGATTTTTTTCATGGTGACGGCGAGTTTCAGTCTGCAGAAGTCCATTAAAATGCCCAAGCAAAACTCGGACTTGCCGAGCATGTCAAATGTGGAGGAGCCCACGGAGGAACTCGATCCCATCGAGCTAGAGATTGAAGAAAACGGCAGCTTTCTCGTCCTCGCCGCTGATTGGGAGCGAGAAACGCCCGGCAAACAGAACCTGGTCAGTGCGCTCAAGCAAGCGATTGGAGCGAACAAGGATGGTATGCGACTGGATATTAAGGTCCATGAGAATGCGAAGCTGCAGATGCTCGTTGACGGCATGGACGCGGGCACGATCGCTGGCTTTCAAGAAATCCAAGTTGCTGAAGTTGACGGATTTGATTAG
- a CDS encoding MotA/TolQ/ExbB proton channel family protein, which produces MISNSTYGALAIVALWGLYQIVIVWTRVAQKRFKTEEQQDAFMDDCEQMLKVADFEGVEEYCEGDVRAIPQMMHMAIDNRGEGFRRARQIMMDRFQRDVMSDLEYRLSWVSTVIKSAPMIGLFGTVFGMMGAFKTLATAESVEPSLLAGDIQVALVTTASGLAIAIPLMILVASVNIRIAKMEDLVGSGLTRFFEAFKAGLAVAATRPAPVAAEAVAEEATDAETM; this is translated from the coding sequence ATGATTTCCAATTCCACCTACGGTGCGTTGGCGATTGTGGCGTTGTGGGGGCTGTATCAAATTGTCATCGTGTGGACCCGCGTGGCTCAAAAACGGTTCAAAACTGAAGAGCAACAGGACGCGTTCATGGACGATTGCGAGCAGATGCTCAAAGTCGCTGATTTCGAGGGCGTCGAAGAGTACTGCGAAGGCGATGTTCGCGCGATCCCCCAGATGATGCACATGGCGATCGACAACCGCGGCGAGGGGTTCCGACGAGCCCGCCAGATCATGATGGATCGCTTCCAACGCGATGTGATGAGTGATCTCGAGTACCGGCTCAGTTGGGTCAGCACGGTGATTAAGAGTGCCCCGATGATCGGGCTGTTCGGGACGGTGTTTGGGATGATGGGCGCGTTTAAAACACTCGCGACCGCCGAAAGTGTGGAGCCCTCCCTGCTGGCGGGTGATATCCAGGTGGCCCTCGTGACCACAGCCAGCGGTTTGGCGATCGCCATCCCGTTGATGATTCTGGTGGCATCGGTGAATATTCGCATCGCCAAAATGGAAGATCTTGTTGGTTCCGGGCTCACCCGGTTCTTCGAAGCGTTCAAAGCCGGATTGGCCGTCGCTGCGACGCGTCCGGCGCCAGTGGCAGCGGAAGCTGTCGCTGAGGAAGCCACCGACGCGGAAACTATGTAG
- a CDS encoding sulfite exporter TauE/SafE family protein, translated as MLTMVTPLQWACLILGAAGIGFSKSGFPGVSMLHVVLFAFVFGAMPSTGVLLPMLVVGDACAIYFFGREANWRHVRRLLPPTIGGILIGWLMMDRLDSDQFKWIVGGIILTLCAVQFVRTYRPGWFDEVPHQTWFAVVLGLLAGVTTMLANAAGPVVALYLLAVALPKWELIGTSAWLFLVLNVVKLPLSFQLGLITDSTLLVGAVLTPAIPLGMLAGRWLVGRVSQKWFNLILLGFTAIAAIRLIGWI; from the coding sequence ATGTTGACCATGGTCACGCCGCTGCAGTGGGCGTGTTTAATTCTAGGTGCCGCTGGAATTGGATTTTCCAAATCGGGCTTCCCCGGTGTCAGCATGCTGCACGTGGTGCTCTTTGCGTTCGTGTTCGGAGCGATGCCGTCCACGGGCGTGCTGTTGCCGATGTTGGTCGTTGGCGATGCCTGCGCGATTTATTTCTTCGGCCGCGAAGCGAATTGGCGACATGTTCGACGTTTGCTGCCGCCGACGATCGGGGGGATTCTCATCGGCTGGCTGATGATGGATCGACTCGACTCGGACCAGTTTAAATGGATTGTCGGTGGGATCATCCTCACTCTTTGCGCGGTGCAGTTCGTGCGTACCTACCGTCCGGGATGGTTCGATGAGGTGCCCCATCAAACTTGGTTTGCCGTCGTGCTGGGGTTGCTGGCGGGAGTGACGACAATGCTTGCCAACGCTGCCGGCCCGGTCGTGGCGCTCTATTTGCTCGCGGTGGCGCTGCCCAAGTGGGAGCTCATTGGCACCAGCGCGTGGCTGTTTTTAGTGCTCAACGTGGTGAAACTACCGCTGAGTTTCCAGTTAGGGTTGATTACCGATTCAACGCTGCTAGTCGGTGCGGTCCTGACGCCGGCAATTCCGCTGGGGATGCTCGCCGGACGTTGGCTAGTTGGACGTGTGTCGCAGAAGTGGTTTAATCTGATTCTCCTCGGGTTCACCGCGATCGCCGCGATTCGCCTGATCGGATGGATTTGA
- a CDS encoding DEAD/DEAH box helicase: MTQRSASELSRQLSELASLMGGNPTRMRAMLEELGVRVSPSELASMSQNSLFDVDEETDMSLAEQWGERFEILHDSVPKKLQKQAKGFTYDVAEIYPHGEIHGICRTPREVFPLFARITFDDSPAECGCSASRGEAPCAHSVGFVEYLADELFDSSSQLARRVNAERFSRGKPNYDQLKPDLTARLFHQFDSALQQVGDLDEQSVVQADTLACRTTTVENRLAWRVEVAPTDIEVYPISQQPKKRGSGYTKGRRIKIETALYEPNLQRSAQDRRVFDHVQMRESYYSYRDEWEIDQISALRTLVDAPNVFFDKDPVTVRRDDFEFELTLVDNHYMLIALMASDDVEQQQAHRDLSISNFCDQRRGVPVKQGVHLATTRDGTVMRFDIDRQIISLIEVQPAEIPLLLMLLQFPGVDAEHGEELVKRLKHLQSRFTIGLPEAMLGPIVDTPAQPVVLLRSNADGALDVALRIRDAEGKIRHPGSPPAISIGHREGKPVQIRRDTAHEIRQSTYLAETLGFRFFEPEESLAHERFAAHITDFGDALNLIERLHSWSSEGEQSVSTNSDFSEIPKPEVLWDRNSEKPISVLGSISSQNVRVEINRKRDWFGISGQCDVGDRKLDLGELLENLSAEDANAIHGDFVRLKDGQWARIGEKLRRRLRQLRDATHADRKTMKLDATAAPAIRDFLDDGEIEFKAVKAWQNCLDRLARAESLDPQLPAGLDANLRDYQVEGYRWLRRLAEWGVGGVLADDMGLGKTLQTLAVLLDRKDEGPALVIAPTSVAFNWVRETERFAPGLAVHLYRETDRAEFLTQVGPGDVVVCSYGLALRDHKSLADVEWGTMVLDEAQAIKNSRSKTSKAIADIPAAWTVALTGTPVENHLGELWSLFHVVSPGVFGGWEQFRKRFALPIEKNNDEAARRGLAERLKPFVLRRKKSEVLKDLPPRTEMNLYVDLSKEERAEYERVRLEAIGEVDQLQATVTTQDQRFRILALLTRLRQISCHPKLVNESYTGEAAKLIQLRETLSNLKEEGHRALIFSQFTQHLALIRSELEESGFTYEYLDGSTPAQARQERVDAFQNGSADVFLISLKAGGTGLNLTAADYVIHMDPWWNPAVEDQATDRAHRIGQDKPVMVYRIIARGTIEEEIFALHETKRDLVAGVMEGTAAAAKLNNDELIAMLRKG, translated from the coding sequence ATGACTCAACGCAGTGCATCGGAACTTTCGCGACAATTATCCGAGCTCGCTTCGCTAATGGGCGGGAATCCCACGCGGATGAGAGCGATGCTCGAAGAGTTGGGCGTGCGAGTCTCGCCGAGCGAGTTGGCGTCGATGAGTCAAAATTCGCTGTTTGACGTCGACGAGGAAACCGATATGTCGCTGGCAGAACAGTGGGGTGAGCGGTTCGAGATCCTTCATGACTCAGTCCCCAAGAAGCTTCAGAAACAAGCAAAAGGCTTCACCTACGACGTTGCTGAGATCTATCCGCACGGTGAGATCCACGGGATCTGCCGGACTCCGCGCGAAGTCTTTCCTCTCTTCGCCAGGATTACGTTTGACGATTCGCCTGCCGAATGCGGATGTTCTGCTTCGCGGGGCGAGGCCCCGTGCGCGCACTCCGTTGGATTTGTCGAGTATCTGGCTGATGAACTTTTCGATAGTTCGTCCCAACTCGCCAGACGCGTTAATGCGGAACGATTCTCTCGTGGCAAGCCCAACTACGATCAATTGAAGCCCGATTTGACAGCGAGACTGTTTCACCAATTCGATTCTGCGCTGCAGCAGGTCGGTGATCTCGACGAGCAATCTGTGGTTCAAGCCGACACGCTCGCTTGCCGGACAACGACGGTAGAGAACCGCTTGGCGTGGCGAGTCGAGGTGGCGCCGACCGATATCGAGGTCTACCCTATCAGTCAGCAGCCCAAGAAGCGTGGCAGTGGTTACACCAAAGGCCGTCGCATCAAAATCGAGACGGCGTTGTACGAACCGAATTTGCAGCGTAGTGCTCAGGACCGCCGGGTGTTTGATCACGTCCAAATGCGCGAGAGTTATTACAGCTACCGCGACGAATGGGAGATCGATCAGATTTCGGCGTTGCGGACGTTGGTTGACGCGCCGAACGTTTTTTTTGATAAGGACCCCGTCACGGTCCGGCGGGATGATTTTGAGTTCGAATTGACGCTCGTCGATAATCATTACATGCTCATTGCACTGATGGCGTCCGACGATGTCGAACAGCAGCAGGCTCACCGCGACCTCTCAATTTCCAATTTCTGCGATCAGCGACGGGGGGTGCCGGTGAAGCAGGGGGTGCATCTCGCCACGACGCGTGACGGTACCGTGATGCGGTTTGATATCGACCGGCAGATCATTTCCTTGATCGAGGTTCAGCCAGCTGAGATCCCATTGCTGTTGATGTTACTGCAGTTCCCAGGCGTGGACGCCGAACATGGCGAGGAGCTCGTTAAACGACTGAAGCATTTGCAATCACGGTTCACCATTGGTTTACCCGAAGCGATGTTGGGGCCGATCGTAGACACGCCCGCACAGCCCGTTGTCCTGTTGCGAAGCAATGCCGATGGGGCCCTCGATGTGGCGCTGCGAATTCGCGATGCCGAAGGCAAGATTCGCCATCCTGGCAGTCCTCCAGCGATCTCGATCGGTCATCGCGAGGGGAAACCGGTGCAAATTCGCCGCGATACCGCCCATGAGATTCGCCAGTCAACCTACTTGGCTGAAACGCTGGGCTTCCGTTTCTTCGAACCCGAAGAATCCCTCGCCCATGAACGCTTCGCGGCTCATATTACCGACTTCGGCGACGCTCTGAATTTGATTGAACGATTGCATTCGTGGTCGAGCGAAGGCGAGCAATCGGTTTCGACCAACAGCGATTTTTCAGAAATTCCCAAGCCGGAAGTCCTCTGGGATCGCAACAGCGAGAAACCGATCTCGGTGCTCGGCAGCATTTCGAGCCAGAACGTGCGAGTCGAAATCAATCGTAAGCGGGATTGGTTTGGCATCTCGGGGCAATGTGACGTGGGCGACCGCAAGCTCGATCTCGGCGAGCTGTTGGAGAATCTGTCTGCGGAGGATGCAAACGCGATCCATGGTGATTTCGTCCGCCTCAAAGATGGACAGTGGGCACGCATCGGCGAGAAGCTGCGGCGGCGTCTGCGCCAACTGCGTGACGCGACCCATGCTGATCGCAAGACGATGAAGCTCGATGCCACTGCAGCTCCCGCGATCCGTGATTTCCTCGATGACGGCGAAATTGAATTCAAGGCCGTCAAAGCCTGGCAGAACTGTCTCGATCGACTTGCCCGCGCCGAATCACTCGACCCCCAATTACCCGCCGGGCTCGACGCTAACCTGCGTGACTACCAAGTCGAAGGGTATCGCTGGTTGCGACGGCTCGCCGAGTGGGGAGTGGGTGGCGTGCTCGCTGACGACATGGGGCTGGGCAAGACTCTGCAAACACTTGCCGTCTTGCTCGATCGCAAAGACGAGGGGCCTGCCCTCGTGATCGCGCCGACGAGCGTCGCGTTCAACTGGGTCCGCGAGACCGAGCGATTTGCACCTGGCCTCGCCGTGCATCTGTATCGTGAAACCGACCGGGCGGAGTTCCTCACGCAGGTCGGTCCGGGCGACGTCGTGGTGTGCAGCTATGGGCTCGCACTGCGGGATCACAAATCGCTCGCAGATGTCGAGTGGGGCACGATGGTGCTCGACGAAGCCCAGGCGATCAAAAATAGCCGCAGCAAGACTTCCAAGGCGATTGCCGATATCCCCGCTGCGTGGACCGTGGCGCTGACGGGTACACCGGTAGAGAATCATCTTGGTGAATTGTGGAGCCTGTTCCATGTCGTTTCACCAGGAGTGTTTGGCGGATGGGAACAGTTCCGTAAGCGGTTTGCCTTGCCGATTGAGAAAAATAACGATGAAGCGGCGCGTCGGGGCTTAGCCGAACGTCTCAAACCGTTCGTGCTGCGGCGTAAAAAGTCAGAGGTGCTCAAGGATCTACCGCCGCGGACGGAAATGAATCTCTACGTGGATCTATCCAAAGAGGAACGAGCTGAGTACGAACGCGTGCGTCTGGAGGCCATCGGCGAGGTTGATCAGTTGCAGGCGACGGTGACCACACAAGATCAACGGTTTCGCATTTTGGCGTTGCTGACGCGTTTACGACAGATCAGCTGCCACCCCAAACTCGTTAATGAGTCCTACACTGGGGAAGCAGCCAAACTCATTCAGTTGCGTGAAACGCTCAGCAATCTCAAGGAGGAGGGGCATCGTGCGTTGATCTTCAGTCAATTCACACAGCACTTGGCATTGATCCGCAGCGAACTCGAGGAATCTGGATTCACGTATGAGTATCTCGATGGGTCGACACCTGCCCAGGCACGCCAGGAACGCGTCGATGCGTTTCAGAACGGTTCCGCTGATGTGTTTTTGATTTCACTCAAAGCAGGCGGCACTGGCTTGAACTTGACGGCGGCGGACTACGTCATCCACATGGACCCGTGGTGGAACCCGGCGGTCGAAGACCAAGCCACCGACCGCGCTCATCGGATCGGTCAGGACAAGCCAGTGATGGTGTACCGGATTATCGCTCGGGGCACGATCGAAGAAGAAATCTTCGCCCTCCATGAGACGAAACGAGATCTGGTCGCCGGCGTGATGGAAGGCACCGCCGCGGCCGCGAAACTCAACAACGACGAGTTGATCGCCATGCTGCGGAAAGGGTAG
- a CDS encoding transposase, whose protein sequence is MPRQARGEVLDPSEVQVVHCIQRCVRRAFLCGDDPLTGTSYEHRRGWIRDRLEFLASVFAIDCLTFSVMHNHIHLVLRSRADVAAAWSDEEVARRWLRLFPRRRNEDGSPAEPTKPELDMILNQPEVLSERRTRLSDISWWMRCTAENIARRSNAEDEVRGHFWEGRYRAQILLDESSLLVCAAYVDLNPIRAALAETPETSDYTGAKDRIDDLSERHERSRPSTHDWERSRARRRSGWMSPIEIDERSDATGPVVEASGRRASSKGFLPVSMVRYLELLDWTGRQLRADKIGSIPAHLNPILQRIGLDTHGWCDVVRKFGRIFKRAAGTPESLAGEACRRGQGWLCARGNPLGLSSV, encoded by the coding sequence ATGCCTCGTCAAGCTCGTGGTGAAGTTTTAGACCCGTCCGAAGTGCAGGTGGTGCATTGCATTCAGAGATGCGTGCGACGTGCGTTTCTTTGCGGTGACGATCCGCTGACGGGGACTTCGTACGAACATCGGCGTGGCTGGATTCGTGATCGCCTGGAGTTCCTGGCTTCGGTCTTTGCGATCGATTGCTTGACTTTTTCGGTGATGCACAACCACATTCATCTGGTCCTACGCAGTCGGGCGGATGTGGCGGCAGCTTGGTCGGACGAAGAAGTGGCCCGGCGTTGGCTGCGATTATTCCCCCGGCGGCGAAACGAGGACGGTTCGCCTGCGGAGCCCACGAAGCCGGAGTTGGACATGATCCTCAACCAACCCGAAGTGTTGTCGGAACGTCGCACTCGACTGTCCGATATCAGCTGGTGGATGCGGTGCACCGCTGAGAACATTGCGCGGAGGAGCAATGCTGAAGACGAGGTTCGCGGGCACTTTTGGGAAGGTAGATACCGAGCGCAAATTTTGCTCGATGAATCCAGTTTGCTGGTGTGTGCGGCGTATGTGGACCTGAACCCGATTCGCGCGGCTTTGGCGGAGACTCCGGAGACCAGCGACTACACCGGAGCGAAGGATCGGATCGACGATTTGAGCGAGCGGCACGAGCGGAGTCGGCCTAGCACCCACGATTGGGAGCGGAGTCGTGCTCGGCGTCGCAGTGGGTGGATGAGTCCAATCGAGATTGATGAACGATCTGACGCGACGGGACCGGTAGTCGAAGCGTCAGGCCGTCGAGCGAGCAGCAAAGGGTTCCTGCCGGTATCGATGGTGAGATACTTGGAGTTGCTTGATTGGACGGGGCGCCAATTGCGTGCTGATAAGATCGGCAGCATTCCAGCCCATCTGAACCCGATCCTGCAGCGAATTGGCTTGGACACGCATGGCTGGTGCGATGTGGTGCGCAAATTCGGTCGGATCTTCAAACGTGCGGCAGGCACACCGGAGAGCCTTGCAGGCGAAGCATGCCGTCGCGGGCAGGGTTGGCTGTGCGCCCGCGGGAATCCGCTGGGCCTCTCATCGGTCTGA